aggcaaccgatccatgttctctctcatcattgatgcttcttcctctcccttcctctctgaaatcagtaaaaatattttaaacaataaaaaagcgTGTTCCAGAcctgggagcagcaggtgcaAACTGCAGGTGGAGAGCGGGATTGGGTTCAAGGTCTAGGCGCAGGGACCCGGGGCAGGCAGAgaaacccacccccaccccccgcctgacCCCGGCCGCTgcccccccctgccctccctcaggACATGGCGGCTGCAGCAAAGCCCAGCCTGGGCCGGGTCCTCCCTGGGTCGTCCATCCTCTTCCTGTGTGACATGCAGGAGAAGTTCCGCCATGTCGCCTACTTCCCCCAGATCGTCTCTGTGGCCGCCCGCATGCTCAAGGTACtggtccctcctccctcagacctgggctccagccttctcctccctcagaccagggGCTCCAGCCTTCTCCTCCCTCAGACCTGGgatccagccccctcctccctcagacctgggatccagccccctcctccctcagacctgggatccagccccctcctccctcagacctgggatccagccccctcctccctcagacctgggatccagcccctcctccctcagaccagggGCTCCAGCCTTCTCCTCCATCAGACCTGGgatccagccccctcctccctcagacctgggatccagccccctcctccctcagacctgggatccagcccctcctccctcagaccaggggctccagcccctccctcaggTCAGGCCTTTGTCCCCCCTCCCGGCACAGGTGGCCCGACTGCTGGAGGTGCCAACTGTGCTGACGGAGCAGTACCCGCAGGGCCTGGGCCCCACGGTGCCCGAGCTGGGGGCGGCGGGCCTGCAGCCCCTGTCGAAGACCTGCTTCAGCATGGTGCCCGTGGCGCGGCAGGAGCTGGACGCGCGGCCGCAGCTGCGCTCTGTGCTGCTCTGCGGCATCGAGACGCAGGCCTGCATCCTGGTGAGACCCCCAGCCGCCCCCCGGGGAACCCCTCTCATCTGAAACCTCCCCATCCTCAAAGGGACAGCCTGTGCCCGCCCAGAACCCTCCGTGCTCCCGGCCTGACACCtctcctgacccctgaccccattgtcacgggcggggggggggggggcgtctgtCCTGCTCtggctccctcagcccatcccagtATCCCAGTCCCCCACCCGGGACCCCCGTTCCTGGCTGGGTTGGCCCTGACCTCTCTCTGCCCCCAGAACACAACCCTGGACCTCCTGGATCGGGGGCTGCAGGTCCACGTGGTGGTGGACGCCTGCTCCTCCCGCAGGTGAGGGGGTCCCCCGAGGGGTGGCTGCACGTGCGGTGTGGACGGGGCTCCCAGGAAGAGCCCCGTTTGCCAGGGCCCGGGGGTCGGGCCGCAGGGCTgacacccccccttcccctgcagccAGGTGGACCGCCTGGTGGCACTTGCCCGGATGCGACAGAGCGGCGCCTTCCTCTCCACCAGCGAAGGCCTCATTCTGCAACTGGTGGGTGACGCCGCGCACCCCCAGTTCAAGGAGGTACTGGCTCCCAGTCCCCCACCTTCCATGCACCTGGCAAATGTCTCCTCGGCGCCCACCACGTCTTTTCGGAATACATCCGGGAACATACACATCCTGGAACACAGAAGGCTGCCGCCTCCAGAGGGGCTCAGTTCTCGTGGGGAGACACCCCGTCAACCATAAATCAATAAGAGAAGCTGCTGCTGGTGGGCAGTGaggactgggggcggggggagagaggaggggaggagagagagagggagagagggagaaggcagCGAGGGGCTTGCACAGGGTGGTCTAGGAAACCTGGGAGTTGGTGACTGAGGCCTGGAGGGTGCCCGGCAGACACGGGAAAGAACGGTCCAGCAGGGGCCCTGGAGGTGGGGCCCCGGGACCCTCCACTGCTCCCCTCCTCCAGTCACTGGCCCACAGGTCCAGCCCCCGCGCCCACCCCCAGTGGCTTCCCCGACACGCAGGCCTGACCAGGTGGCTCCCACTGTGCCCACCCTTGGCCTGCAGGAGCACAGGACATGCCCAGATTTGACATTCCTGGCCCTCTGAGCTCTGCCCTTTCCTCTTCGTTCTGCTGagcctttattgagcacctactgtgtgccagccactGGGGCGAGTCCTGGGGCAACAGCAAAAGCCAGTCAGTAACCCATTACACACTGTGGCCTG
This is a stretch of genomic DNA from Myotis daubentonii chromosome 15, mMyoDau2.1, whole genome shotgun sequence. It encodes these proteins:
- the ISOC2 gene encoding isochorismatase domain-containing protein 2 isoform X1; the protein is MVSGLGAGGRPWWRKSGRWKDMAAAAKPSLGRVLPGSSILFLCDMQEKFRHVAYFPQIVSVAARMLKVARLLEVPTVLTEQYPQGLGPTVPELGAAGLQPLSKTCFSMVPVARQELDARPQLRSVLLCGIETQACILNTTLDLLDRGLQVHVVVDACSSRSQVDRLVALARMRQSGAFLSTSEGLILQLVGDAAHPQFKEIQKIIKEPAPDSGLLGLFQGQNPLLR
- the ISOC2 gene encoding isochorismatase domain-containing protein 2 isoform X2 is translated as MAAAAKPSLGRVLPGSSILFLCDMQEKFRHVAYFPQIVSVAARMLKVARLLEVPTVLTEQYPQGLGPTVPELGAAGLQPLSKTCFSMVPVARQELDARPQLRSVLLCGIETQACILNTTLDLLDRGLQVHVVVDACSSRSQVDRLVALARMRQSGAFLSTSEGLILQLVGDAAHPQFKEIQKIIKEPAPDSGLLGLFQGQNPLLR